GGAAGGAAGTTCTTCTTTGAGCTGCATAGATAAATTATCCAAGAGCATTTCTGAACTAAGTCCTGATAGATATTTAAGGTCACATAGAGTGAAAGTGGAACTAGCTACTCCTAAATGTGCCTCTCTATTCAGCGTCAGTGATCAGATATTACCAATTGGCGAGGTATCCTTGCCTGTTTATTATTGCAATACTTTCTTTGATGGCAGAGAGTATCGTTTTTCTCTTAGTACTTCAGCCAGGCCTCGTTCTTATGGGTATGACGAGAATGCTCGATTGGAGATCATGAATCCAAAGTCCTGTATTGGAGATTCACGCAGTGGTAAAGGATTTGTGAAAGGACCATCAACGTTTATGGTGACAGATGACTTAGTTGTGACTCCAATGTCATCCATTTCTActatttcttatttaaataGGTCAAAAATTCCTCTCTCTGACTTGGAGGAAAGGGTGATTAGCGTTGGTGTGAAGGAGGTAAGACACGTTCTCTCGTACTGAATGAAATAACAATAGTATATTCATGTCTGTTGATTTCATGGTGCAGGGATTGGCCATACTAAAAGCTTCCTTGACCTCGACATCTGCTTTGACACAAGGTCTCCAACAATtcactaaaataaaatcattaaggTGGAGATTTGACAAATTATTTCCATCTTGTAGGTGCTACAAAATATGTAGTTACCAGTTATGATGTTATTTTGAAGCCTATATTACATTGGTGGCACTCTGTGGTGCAGCCAAAAGTTCTCTTTGTTGTGTAAACGAACATTACCACGAATTTACCGCTCACCTTTGGCTTCATTTTCCTTGATACAACTTGCGATGTACATTTTCTGATGGAATATCCAACATCATAAAATCACTTTACATTTATCATTTTTCCTTGTGGCAGCAAGGTATATTTGTCTGAGTAACAAAAGTTTCATTGAGTTTTAAACTATAATGGAGATAAGATACATCATACATCTATCGGATACAATTGGCAATACCCATTTGATACGTTTTAATGTTATTGTGTCAATCcaatataacataaaatgtattaaacattttcaacataaaaatttataatttattgtaatcATGAAggtattattaatttatatattaaatatttcattaataattattgataaaatatccTAAAATATAAGATACGGACATGTGCCAAATATAAATACGTAACACAAATTAAAGTGTCAGTCTTAGATTATAGATTATTTGTTATATCACAGAATTTGAAAGTTAACATTTTATCATCTTATATCATAAGACAAATATAACCCTTATTTACTTCCacatattttatgaaaaatttaaaatagtaatttaataTAGAATTAATTACTCAAATGATACACACTTTGGTAAAGGTGTGTCAATCTAGTATTTGTTCTTAAAAACGTGTCAATTGTATCTCAACTTTTtaaaaagtgtttcaattaggtcattttcaaATAGAAGAATACTAACGTTGTTAATGacgtgtcacatgtcaatttgtgtttttttttgcaaaaaaaatatcatgTGTCAGGTCCAtggtgtgacacgtgacattgtcagTGACACATGACAATACAATGTCATGTGTTAGTGTCACTATCAAATGTCATTGGGTTGATTTCAAGTTAGTTCTCATATATGTAGTCTTGATTCAACTTAGTCCCTAGCTATGTAtctctaatttaattttgtcctaactttttttaataattaaaatattttttaatccatttttttataaagattaaaactaattaagtataaatatttttaaaaaattaagtattgatatttatattatttctcttCAATATCgtaccaaatttattatttgtacaaATGTtacactaatattttttattgaaaatgaatttttaacctattacattattgtatattattaactcatgttttgttaattattacttttctttttcaaaatagaacaatattgtctctcactaattttaaaccaaattttttatttgtatgaatgttgtactaattgattttattaaaaatgacttaataaaatgaattttaccactaaattttaatataaatatcagtatttaatttttgtaaaaatatttatacttaattatttttaatcctataaaaaatggattaaaaaaattttaattagtaaaaaattggGTAAAAAGTGAACCAAAGACACATAAGTagatactaaattgaatcattgaGACATAtatgaaaactaaattgaaatcaaaacaATGACATTTGATGGTGACATTAatactgtcacgtgtcactgaTCATGTCACATGTCACACTAGAACCTAACACGttgcattatttatttatttttttgtaaaaataaattagaaaaaccaTATATTGACATGTGGTATGTCGTTAATAGCATTGTAGATTTTGCCTGGAAGAGACctaattgaaatacttattCAAAAATTGTGATATAATTGACACTTTTATAAAAGTGGATACGAGATTAACACACCTTTATTGAGATATATATTGTATCACACctaaccaaactcaatcaaataagtaaacaatgcatcAAGGCAGTCAAGTATTCAACCTAGGCCGAGTCAGTCTAACTTGTACCGGACCTGGTcaatttaaccatataaataaataaccctCACAAACATGCCAAAGACAACCCAAGTACACAACCTGGGCCGCCATGGTCTTGAACTTAACTAAATAAAggctaaagtaacaacaaagtGGCCAACACAGATAGTATGCGGCCAAGGACGACATCTGACAAGTCAAGAAGTAAACGAATCAGACCGCTCTTGAAGACTTGGTAAAAtggaagcccccgcgttcaataggcCTTAAGGGCCTGGATTAGGACCCAAGCCCACTCATACCCCAGGCTAgggcccaagccaaggcccgacccattggataaccagacatcattaatgctatataaatacgcatggaccccagtaattaaaggtacgcattcattaatcattgatttgactttctgagagctttgacttacttgagcttcggagactcttctgcaggtaacccctcctgggttcaagctgacatgtatcaactgGGGAGAGActaactgaggagatagcggactacatggtaaggtgacacttgtgcctaactcatcttatttgttctctgcaggaacaattggcgcccaccgtggggcacgagacgaacacctttagtacccgtttttctctgaagaatgtttccacccgtagcaaagctggagtgaacaagcaagcggatgctggtccctctggacctcttggcatcacccctgatctggccgccatcctagatagtcaagcaaagatgcaacaagaactcgcgAATTTGAAGAAACGCAGCGCTGACGAAATGGAGGCACTGaggcaagagaactctcgcctaaGGCGAAGGATCGAAGTTGATCCCaatctgaagggaaaagccaaagaaacctctgaagctgcgaagtctccggccttccaacccacagaggaagaaagcgagtacaaccccacccctcacaccttcaccaccactcaacaaacacccattcccgCCACCCATCCCCCTCACTTCCcgtttcctacccaaactagccgaacaaacccaacccataatccaactcctaaagaaatccacctggttcacgtggactgatgattgtgaacaaatattccaaaaactaaaaacaaccctaacctcccCACCTATCCTTCACAAGCCGGACACCCATCAACCCCTGCTTGTATACATCACAGCCACCGATTATACCGTCAGTGCCGCGCTTgtccaagaaatagaaggcacacaacatcctgtgtattttgtgagcagaacgttgcaagatcctgaaaccaaaTATCAAATGGTAGAAAAGCTGGCCCTATCTTTGGTCCATGCGGCACACCGCCTACGCctatatttccaaaaccacaccataaccgttaaGACCGACTActcaatccaaaaaatattacaaaaaccagatctagccggacgcatgtcatcatgggccgtggaactgtcagaattcaacatccgttatgaaccccacggccccatcaaagcccagtgtctcttagacttcgtcaacgacctacaacaaacacccatgaggaccagtggacgcttcatgtagatggttcctcaaatccaaggGGTGTCGGCGCcggcatcgtcttagaaggccc
This region of Vigna unguiculata cultivar IT97K-499-35 chromosome 5, ASM411807v1, whole genome shotgun sequence genomic DNA includes:
- the LOC114186070 gene encoding uncharacterized protein LOC114186070 isoform X2, encoding MAATEAPSNEEVYKVPLKVLVDRNENKVLFAEARKDFVDVLKLGIRDMDAIEEQTLDISKREVVDLLKLSFISKNPLTDFVFKKEPRVDDFNPINQSWLERGDESSDESKGRKIVVRALVRKSNAKIVLVDGEEDFADFLFSFLTLPLGRVLHMLEGSSSLSCIDKLSKSISELSPDRYLRSHRVKVELATPKCASLFSVSDQILPIGEVSLPVYYCNTFFDGREYRFSLSTSARPRSYGYDENARLEIMNPKSCIGDSRSGKGFVKGPSTFMVTDDLVVTPMSSISTISYLNRSKIPLSDLEERVISVGVKEGLAILKASLTSTSALTQGLQQFTKIKSLRWRFDKLFPSCRCYKICSYQL